The Salvelinus fontinalis isolate EN_2023a chromosome 36, ASM2944872v1, whole genome shotgun sequence genome window below encodes:
- the kdm6ba gene encoding lysine-specific demethylase 6B: MHHAVEQFGGRGTRDSFPLDGLSRVPWPPVVNRPTWAQPARCSPGVNQHQLLPHPVPSHMGGLNHPSKFFNNGPMQVRGGEKLELSQAMLPSLQRGDQQRPLPPPHRVWEQLGQLYDSHPPPHSLVPLPSDHTPRLHSGGYSTRPPTHLPSRPNQLLKYEGPQEHHVPRGPASLGDDMWSQVQQQQQRGYPGKMSGGQLKRPAPPLGEHSVIQHTPPPSLHPSRPNEDCPSPSKRKRKRSSEQIPHPSMQRFSGPGGHPLPPQQQPPAHLPPPPPKPAFWNPMHKGNAPWAQPERRNGPSEFQIRTDSAKSGLGGYTYKPPPPSAPSPISPPCISSLGDYPQGRGGPPPPHKPQFPPQALNQPPHNNHPQYPKQPAPAPPLMGMEPRGGPPTPQRGPTTGGRGINNQPLSHPPHHQAPARGDSRGERDSREPPQPSPANHTGVPYSHNPHPHFQPHPGLGHTAPQPRPPAPACSTAVPQQHNPTTPHHEAWRPQGQGRPQSNHPPESGLYRAGPVSQGQHQNQVGETRGPAPLQHHQHPRPHISPPQASPIPPTRTPVITPTFTPQPPCSQSHNNRYSSSMTGPALSTVTTAPPAVCSASNTPSSRRGRETMGMLHQTSLPSQLERDPERGPIHPMLHPGYQGARVGTAIHPHPQRAPPRPQQQPSHHHQPSVQGKGYYGRPESDRTPSSSSSSSGHQRAGESVITSRGSHPNPLPQTTVTSSPHDRTITAPQTQTVNSAPQPASNPSYSRLCAQSTPQPPQATTTSAQGYLNSRSQPPPPSAPQSMEEALDKLDAELQGHMQAEERRMDWEREQELRKRRDWEREQEERKRRDWEREQEERKRREWERAEEEKKRNREWEKEQEERKRRDWEREREEEERKKRREWVREDEERKRRMERKAKEEMSRSSKGREESAIESLERLLSGSTSSAPPPPRLSTVSTSSSSFVLPPPPPPPSQSSSSPPYPWLSRAGAPPCPPGQAPPSPAPLERSQPPPLTPQTEYAREKQRQREKWGGSPPSSSHSSNVTSGNNARSSLGLSYPNNPSAVTSYPNHPLNNTTMRGTPRPPKDTPQPKEKASQQARGGVMGATGPLHSSISITLREPPKLFQAFPRDSLSSGTNPSRTTSSTSSTGGLLHKRMPSGGLGSLGSSASSSSSGDSDSAQFEEEPSELSTLLPDGLANIMAMLDESIKKEEESFYSSDRNRARQNIVNTFSDTMPPDKSYLCAPDLIPAPKQQPQDDFVGANLHASPPVLSRQGSLASPCSRTSSLNEEEEEEGCPTLKPAPELHKPAVPLNPNPQSGTNYRHSDLAKLYGLPEPGKSECDDEDEEEESETPSSSPPPPQRPHLHQTGVSSTFKSQAALENQKYTYRGGPFGRPPPSALGGVKYSSSLSLGPDIQQQQNSTSPTSDSTNHPGFTPSLTPPRKPRPHSPSNWEAKRQVNIKMEEPDIWRDGMEAMEKRIHSSNEESHLNPSTQSIKMEPKEEMKLTTISESSLAELGRSCEVFLTRHSNSLPSNNTSDRTKTELKHEDRHHKPERERERDRERDGETEKKRKHSSSKKHQDRKERKKKHREKREEMSSSHSSSSSFQSSSNSKRHKEGKVHKEKKEHLRILGNLDLQSKEIREKDRNHVHSDMERERKRGKRAGSTSGDEPSEWASHSRSEKSSGVMSSSQGSEVGSTLQGSAADFMKLKALSDGPPKELKIRLIKVESGDRETFIASEVEEKRTPLEEININNTAAEVTRACKGARVKGKFRESYLLPAFSVKPLFTTEPIPREKLNPPTPSIYLESKRDALSPVLLQFCTDPKNPVTVIRGLAGSLRLNLGLFSTKSLVDANSEHAVEVRTQVQQPADENWDPSGTGQTWPCESSRSHTTIAKYAQYQASSFQESLQEEKGSDEEDDNEDEEDKEKKSKETSSETSNKDPTSKEATSTELKPVGKIIKFGTNIDLSDPKRWKAQLQELQKLPAFMRVASSGNMLSHVGHTILGMNTVQLYMKVPGSRTPGHQENNNFCSVNVNIGPGDCEWFSVHENYWPAINDFCEKHGVDYLTGSWWPVLEDLYRSNIPVYRFIQRPGDLVWINAGTVHWVQAVGWCNNIAWNVGPLNSYQYQLALERFEWNEVKKVKSIVPMIHVSWNVARTVKVTDPDTYKMIKHCLLQSIKHIQVLRDQLVTAGKKISYQSRVKDEPAYYCNECDVEVFNLLFVTSESGSRKTYVVHCEDCARQRNPSLSNNVVVLEQYRMEELMSTYDTFNLAAAPSSR; this comes from the exons AGCACTCGGTCATCCAGCACACCCCgcccccctcccttcacccctctcgCCCCAATGAGGACTGCCCCAGTCCTagcaagaggaagaggaagaggagctctGAGCAG atTCCTCACCCCAGCATGCAGAGGTTCTCTGGCCCAGGAGGACACCCCCTGCCCCCCCAGCAGCAGCCCCCGgcccacctcccccctcccccacccaaaCCTGCCTTCTGGAACCCCATGCATAAGGGGAACGCCCCCTGGGCCCAGCCCGAACGCAGGAACGGGCCTTCAGAGTTCCAGATCAGAACT GACTCAGCCAAGTCAGGTCTGGGTGGCTACACCTACAAACCTCCCCCCCCCTCCGCCCCCTCGCCAATCTCCCCACCCTGCATCTCCTCCCTGGGAGACTACCCCCAGGGGCGTGGCgggccccccccaccccacaagcCCCAGTTCCCACCTCAGGCCCTCAATCAACCCCCCCACAATAACCACCCCCAGTACCCCAAACAACCAGCTCCAGCCCCGCCCCTCATGGGGATGGAGCCCCGGGGAGGTCCTCCTACCCCCCAGAGAGGCCCTACCACTGGGGGCCGAGGAATCAACAACCagcccctctctcatcctcctcaccACCAAGCTCCAGCAAGGGGGGACAGTAGAGGAGAAAGGGACAGTAGGGAGCCCCCCCAACCCTCACCAGCAAACCACACCGGCGTGCCTTACAGCCACAACCCACACCCCCACTTCCAGCCCCACCCGGGGCTGGGGCACACGGCCCCACAACCCCGTCCTCCTGCCCCTGCCTGCAGCACCGCAGTACCTCAGCAGCACaaccccaccaccccacaccaCGAGGCCTGGCGGCCCCAGGGCCAGGGCAGGCCACAAAGCAACCACCCCCCG GAGTCAGGTCTCTACAGGGCAGGGCCGGTGTCTCAGGGGCAGCATCAGAACCAGGTCGGGGAGACCCGGGGTCCTGCGCCCCTCCAGCATCATCAGCACCCCCGCCCCCACATCAGCCCCCCTCAGGCCTCCCCCATACCTCCTACCAGGACGCCAGTCATCACCCCCACCTTCACCCCCCAGCCCCCCTGCTCACAGTCACATAACAACCGCTACAGTAGTAGTATGACTGGACCTGCACTCTCCACTGTGACCACAGCGCCGCCTGCTGTGTGCTCAGCTAGCAACACCCCCAGCagcaggagaggcagggagacgaTGGGAATGCTCCACCAGACCTCACTTCCATCTCAGCTGGAGAGGGACCCAGAGAGGGGGCCCATCCACCCCATGCTGCACCCAGGGTATCAGGGAGCCCGTGTGGGCACTGCCATTCACCCTCACCCCCAGCGGGCACCACCCAGGCCCCAGCAGCAGCCTAGCCACCACCACCAACCGTCTGTCCAGGGGAAGGGTTACTACGGACGGCCTGAGTCTGATCGCACTCCTTCCTCTTCGTCATCATCCTCAGGACACCAGAGGGCAGGAGAGAGCGTAATCACCAGCAGAGGGTCTCACCCCAACCCCCTCCCGCAGACGACGGTCACTAGCTCACCCCATGACCGCACCATAACCGCCCCCCAAACCCAAACGGTCAACTCTGCCCCTCAGCCAGCCTCCAATCCCTCTTACTCCAGACTCTGTGCCCAGTCTACACCCCAGCCCCCCCAGGCTACCACCACCTCAGCCCAGGGGTATCTTAACTCTCGATCCCAGCCACCTCCACCCTCAGCCCCCCAGTCCATGGAGGAGGCCCTGGATAAACTGGATGCTGAGCTGCAGGGTCATATGCAGgccgaggagaggaggatggactgggagagagagcaggagttaaggaagaggagggattgggagagagagcaggaggagaggaagaggagggattgggagagagagcaggaggagaggaagaggagggagtgggagagggcggaagaggagaagaagagaaatAGGGAATGGGAAAAAGAGcaggaggaaaggaagaggagggactgggagagagagagggaggaagaggagaggaagaaaaggagggagtgggtgagagaggatgaggagaggaagaggaggatggagaggaaggCAAAGGAGGAGATGAGCAGGAGCAGTAAGGGGAGAGAGGAGTCCGCCATTGAGAGTCTGGAGAGACTCCTGTCAGGCAGCACTTCTTCTGCCCCGCCTCCTCCTCGCCTGTCCActgtctccacctcctcctcctcctttgtcctacctccacccccaccaccccccagCCAGTCCTCCTCCTCGCCCCCCTACCCCTGGCTGAGCCGGGCCGGGGCACCCCCTTGTCCCCCAGGCCAGGCACCACCGTCTCCCGCCCCCCTGGAGAGGTCGCAGCCGCCCCCTCTCACCCCCCAGACGGAGTATGCCAGGGAGAAgcagaggcagagggagaaaTGGGGCGGGAGTCCCCCGTCGTCATCTCACAGTAGTAACGTTACCTCAGGGAACAACGCCCGGTCCTCGTTGGGGCTTTCCTACCCTAACAACCCCTCTGCTGTTACCTCTTACCCCAACCACCCCTTAAATAACACCACCATGCGAGGCACCCCCCGTCCACCCAAAGACACCCCCCAACCCAAGGAGAAGGCTAGTCAGCAGGCCAGAGGAGGAGTGATGGGGGCTACAGGTCCCCTCCACAGCTCCATCAGCATCACCCTCCGAGAGCCCCCCAAACTCTTCCAGGCTTTCCCCAGGGACAGCCTTTCGTCCGGGACCAACCCCTCCAGAACCACCAGCAGCACCTCCAGCACAGGGGGTCTCCTCCACAAGCGCATGCCCAGCGGAGGCCTAGGTAGCCTGGGTAGCAgcgccagcagcagcagcagcggagaCTCGGACAGCGCCCAGTTTGAGGAGGAACCATCGGAGCTCTCTACGTTACTCCCAGACGGTCTGGCCAACATCATGGCCATGCTGGATGAGTCCATCAAGAAAGAGGAGGAATCTTTCTATAGCAGCGACCGAAACAGAGCCAGACAAAACATTGTCAACACCTTCTCTGATACCATGCCACCGGACAAGAGCTACCTGTGTGCCCCGGACCTCATTCCGGCGCCCAAGCAGCAGCCGCAGGACGACTTTGTTGGAGCGAACCTCCACGCCAGCCCCCCCGTGTTGAGCCGACAGGGCTCCCTGGCCTCCCCCTGCAGTCGGACCTCCTCCCtcaacgaggaggaggaggaggagggttgtcCCACCCTGAAACCCGCTCCGGAGCTCCACAAGCCAGCCGTCCCTCTCAACCCCAACCCCCAGTCGGGGACAAACTACCGCCACAGCGACCTGGCTAAACTCTACGGTCTCCCGGAGCCCGGGAAGAGTGAATGCGACGacgaagatgaggaagaggagtcGGAGACCCCGTCCAGTTCCCCTCCCCCGCCCCAGAGGCCCCACCTCCACCAGACGGGGGTGAGCAGCACCTTCAAGTCCCAGGCCGCCCTGGAGAACCAGAAGTACACCTACAGAGGAGGTCCGTTTGGCCGCCCGCCCCCCTCCGCTCTGGGGGGAGTGAAgtactcctcttccctctctctgggtCCCGACATCCAACAGCAGCAGAATAGCACCTCCCCCACCTCCGATTCCACCAATCACCCGGGCTTTACACCGTCGTTGACTCCGCCCCGAAAGCCCCGCCCACACTCCCCCTCCAACTGGGAGGCGAAGAGACAGGTCAATATCAAGATGGAGGAGCCTGATATCTGGAGAGATGGGATGGAGGCCATGGAGAAGAGGATCCATTCCTCAAACGAAGAGTCACATTTGAATCCCTCCACACAATCCATCAAGATGGAACCGAAAGAAGAGATGAAGCTCACTACCATCTCTGAGTCTTCTCTGGCCGAGCTGGGCCGGAGCTGTGAGGTCTTCCTGACCCGGCACTCCAACTCCCTCCCCAGCAACAACACCTCAGACAGGACCAAGACTGAGCTGAAACACGAGGACAGGCACCAcaagcctgagagagagagggaacgagacagagagagagacggagagacagagaagaagaggaaacACAGCAGCAGCAAGAAACACCAGgacaggaaagagaggaagaaaaagcACAGAGAGAAACGAGAggagatgtcctcctcccactcctcctcttcctccttccaaTCCAGTTCCAATTCCAAACGGCACAAGGAGGGCAAAGTTCacaaggagaagaaggagcaccTGCGGATCCTCGGGAACCTGGACCTCCAGAGCAAGGAGATCCGGGAGAAGGACCGCAACCACGTTCACTCTGACATGGAGAGAGAGCGGAAGAGGGGGAAACGGGCTGGTTCCACCAGCGGAGACGAACCCTCAGAATGGGCGTCCCATAGTAGAAGTGAGAAAAGTTCTGGTGTCATGTCCTCTTCTCAGGGCAGTGAGGTTGGATCGACACTGCAGGGTTCGGCTGCTGACTTCATGAAATTGAAGGCCCTGTCGGACGGGCCACCTAAGGAGCTGAAGATCAGGCTGATCAAGGTGGAGAGCGGAGACAGAGAGACGTTCATCGCCTcggaggtggaggagaagaggacacCCCTGGAGGAGATCAACATAAACAACACAGCCGCAGAGGTCACACGGGCCTGCaa GGGTGCGAGGGTGAAGGGGAAGTTCAGAGAGTCCTACCTGCTCCCTGCGTTCTCTGTCAAGCCCCTGTTTACCACAGAGCCCATCCCACGGGAGAAACTCAACCCTCCCACACCAAGCATCTAT CTGGAGAGTAAGAGAGATGCCTTATCCCCGGTACTACTGCAGTTCTGTACAGACCCCAAGAACCCTGTTACTGTCATCAGAGGACTGGCCGGATCCCTACGACTCA aCCTGGGTCTGTTCTCCACTAAGTCTCTGGTGGATGCTAACTCTGAGCATGCTGTGGAGGTGAGGACCCAGGTACAGCAGCCTGCTGATGAGAACTGGGACCCCAGCGGCACGGGGCAGACCTGGCCCTGTGAGAGCAGCCGCTCACACACCACCATCGCCAAGTACGCCCAGTACCAGGCCTCCAGCTTCCAGGAGAGCCTCCAG gaggagaaggggagtgaTGAAGAAGATGATAACGAAGATGAGGAAGACAAGGAGAAGAAGAGTAAGGAGACTAGCTCTGAGACATCTAACAAAGACCCCACAAGCAAAGAGGCTACCAGTACCGAGCTGAAACCAGTGGGGAAGATCATCAAGTTTGGCACCAACATTGATCTGTCAGACCCCAAGAG gtggaAGGCCCAGCTGCAGGAGCTCCAGAAGCTACCAGCCTTCATGCGCGTGGCGTCCAGCGGGAACATGCTGAGCCACGTGGGCCACACCATCCTGGGCATGAACACGGTCCAGCTCTACATGAAGGTCCCCGGGAGCCGCACGCCTGGCCACCAGGAGAACAACAACTTCTGCTCTGTGAACGTCAACATTGGGCCTGGAGACTGCGAGTGGTTCTCTGTGCATGAAAACTACTGGCCGGCCATCAACGACTTCTGTGAAAA GCATGGAGTAGACTACCTGACCGGTTCCTGGTGGCCTGTTCTGGAGGACCTGTACCGCTCCAACATCCCCGTGTACCGCTTCATTCAGAGACCAGGAGACCTGGTGTGGATCAACGCAGGGACCGTCCACTGGGTCCAGGCTGTGGGCTGGTGCAACAACATCGCGTGGAACGTGGGACCTCTCAACT CCTACCAGTACCAGTTGGCCCTGGAGAGGTTTGAGTGGAACGAAGTGAAGAAGGTCAAGTCCATCGTCCCCATGATCCACGTGTCCTGGAACGTGGCCCGCACCGTGAAGGTCACCGACCCAGACACATACAAGATGATCAA acaCTGCCTGCTGCAGTCCATCAAGCACATCCAGGTTCTGAGAGACCAGCTGGTGACCGCAGGGAAGAAGATCTCCTACCAAAGCCGGGTGAAGGATGAGCCAGCCTACTACTGCAACGAGTGTGAC GTGGAGGTGTTTAACCTGCTGTTTGTGACGTCTGAGAGTGGCAGCAGGAAGACCTACGTGGTCCACTGTGAGGACTGTGCCCGCCAGAGGAACCCCAGCCTCTCCAACAACGTAGTGGTGTTGGAGCAGTACCGCATGGAGGAGCTAATGAGTACCTACGACACATTCAACCTG gCTGCAGCACCCAGTTCACGGTGA
- the LOC129835237 gene encoding transmembrane protein 88-like, translating into MSMSGTLEKGAHHQALDLSEELSPHMHPHHHPHHQHHHHLQHSNSLASTGPAGTPSGVVVPPPYFAAESGGGGSDAPLELRGSLDCWACSVLVTAQNLVIAGINACLAGLVFGLILTPAIVMVVFGFLCHSTVRPQGTTHYCSDLLSDGGCVALLVVGFLLVTPLLVLALAAYCRLARHLQLGLCFIPYSRAVYKNLPATKHRGLGGGCCGGSRSGGEGGGKGKVWV; encoded by the exons ATGAGTATGAGCGGCACATTGGAGAAGGGGGCTCACCACCAGGCCCTTGACCTCTCTGAGGAGCTCTCTCCCCACATGCACCCCCATCATCACccccaccaccagcaccaccaccacctccagcaCTCCAACTCCCTGGCCTCCACCGGCCCCGCCGGGACACCCTCCGGCGTGGTGGTGCCTCCCCCGTACTTTGCAGCCGAGAGCGGGGGAGGAGGGAGTGACGCTCCCCTGGAGCTGAGGGGCTCTCTGGACTGCTGGGCGTGCTCGGTGCTGGTGACGGCCCAGAACCTGGTCATAGCGGGGATCAACGCCTGCCTGGCCGGACTGGTGTTCGGACTCATCCTCACCCCGGCTATAGTGATGGTGGTGTTTGGGTTCCTGTGTCATTCTACG gtgCGCCCTCAGGGGACGACCCACTACTGTTCGGACCTGCTGAGCGATGGGGGCTGTGTGGCCCTCCTGGTGGTCGGGTTCCTCCTGGTTACCCCCCTCCTGGTACTGGCTCTGGCTGCCTACTGCCGTCTGGCGCGTCACCTCCAGCTGGGGCTCTGCTTCATACCTTACTCCAGGGCCGTCTACAAGAACCTGCCCGCTACAAAACACCGTGGCCTGGGAGGGGGCTGCTGTGGAGGCAGCAGGTCTGGAGGGGAGGGAGGCGGGAAGGGAAAGGTCTGGGTGTga